CACGTTTGATCCTGCTCTTGTTATTAGATGTAATGGAAATGTCATTTTGCGGTGTTATAGTTCACACCTTATTTTCACTCTCTCATAACAAACTAGCTTTTTCAAACTTGGTCCAAAAGAGAGTTTGAATTGAAATCATAGATGGCCCGCTACATGCATGTCAGTCTTTAATCACTTCTTTTCAATGGAAGGTTTCCTCAGCACAGTTCACACTGCTGGAGGCGGTTACTTTTAAGTAAGTCCACTTTTCAAGGCtcaattatattattattgcaagCAAAGCCTTCTCCCAAGGTGAGCTTTCCCTAAATTTCCAAAAGCACCAATTCTGGACAGCATTCCCGAGTTAAGTATTGAGTGAAGTGAGTTTTCCAAGTTTAATTTGAACAGCAATTTTTTTAGAGTGATACCAGGGAGGAGATGTCTACTTTTTTCCTGTACATGAAGAGTACAGGATGCCATGTTTTAACAAAACATTTACCCTTGGACTCCCCCCCCCCAAAATTAATCAACTTGGAAATAGCCAGTCAAATTTGACCCAACCTTAACAATTAGGAAaggaaattcaaattttgaatttttttattatgaatAACATCTGCTCATCACAAAAAAGGTCTTTACATTACATTTAATGATCTTCAATCCATTCATATGCTTCAAAAGCAAATGCCAGAATACTTTTAACACTGTTCTGCTTGTAGGTTTGTGTTGTCTTCATTCTTTGTGAACAGGCTCTTTCTCATGTTCTCAAATTTgcgatggaaaaaaaaaatccgtttTCTCTTGGCTGCAAAATGATCTAACTTCAATGTGgatgtttgttttgtctttttttcaattacatTATATATTCAACAAGCAGAACAGTATTGTCAATTTACAagggtttttgttgttgttttaaagtttcaaaataaaatcagatgTGACCATGATCTTGTGGTCCTCAAGACAGCAAAGCTTTCACTTTAGTTACGTCGGCCCTGGCACCTTCGTGAGTAAGGTGCTGTCTCCTGGCGTCTTTCCTCCTATGTGAATAAAATCACCTCATGAGTCAGGCTGCTTTTCAACTTTATTCACCCCAAACCCGAACCAGATCAATCACGGTTTTGGCTTTCAAGCACATTTCTGGGCATCACAAaatgttctccctaagttttagggTCAGCAGGTAAGGGGCAATTCCTGAccaatattttttaaaacaacttatatagttttaggaAACCTTCAAggggttgcaggcggtaagaactgttgcttgaggcgatAAATTTTAcaggttaccgcctgataaggagaacactgatcACATGAATTGTTTGAGTGATGGAGTGGATGTTACCTCAGGGACAAAGGCCTCGCCATTCCAGACTCTTCTCATTCTTCGGCGACGTGCTCGGTTGTTTTGAGCCTGAGCTGCATGCACCTGCAATCATCATGAGGTtttcaaaaaaatgtcaaaacttGAAtagtgaagaatgacaatagtTTTTACAAAAGAGTTGTGAGAAGTGGGAAGAATGGAGAATATTGTTGGTATTCAAAAGAGAGAAAAGTTTGGGAAAAAGGACCTAAGAAAGTTTCAGTGCAAAAACTTGTTCTTTACTTACATCACTTGGATGGACCAAGTTGGGAGGCAAAGCAGAAACAGCTGCCACTTGTGTTTGAAAGTTGGGATCATGAAACATTGCCTCAAAGGCTGCTCGCACGTAATAGCAAACAAGAGGCATTGAACCTCCACCACCCTGCTCGTCAAGACCATGAACAGCTGCCTCTGGGAATTCTACCTCTCTCTTGATATTTGCGATCAAGGCTGGAGCATCCATGGCCAATGGCACGTGGGTTGCAGCTGGGGTTTCACTTGCTAagttggaaaataaaataaataattcttATGCCCTAAAGGGTTAGCACCCAGAAGTCAAATCACAGCATTAAATATTTGACTTTCAAAGTCATTAGTAATTTCCCTCCAAAACACAATAGAATCAACATAAACATCTGAATCAACTACAATAAATACCCAAATGCTCCAGTAAAAAGCTACAACACAAAACAACTTTTCACCCGGCTCCAAAGTGTGTTAacacttattaataatattgtacCTCCTACATCTGGCACTGGGTTCAAGCCTAACAAGCTTAGACAATACATTGCCCTTGCTCCAGCATCTAAACCATGAGTTTTGTTCCACAATATTCAACAGGAATATCTCAGGGACAATAGTCTGTTTAGGCCTGAAATAAAACAACCTCCAATGCCCTTACATAGTTTTCTCCTTTGATCAATCCAGAAATGTCACaaagatatttttcaatcattACAAACATACTTAAGGCCTCTGTTTCTCCCTTTTTTTAGTTACAAACATGGAATTAAAGTAAATGTTTTTGCTGTACCTTCTACTCTGCATGCTTCATCTCCCACATTTGGTGTAGTTATGGTCGTTTCAGATGGAGGCTCAAGTGAAGCATCACGAGCTCCCTCAACTGACACAACAGCATTTCTGTCACCCACAATGATGGAAGTGGGACTGCATGCAGTGGCTGGATCAGTCTGAACCGCCTGGTTCAAAGCCTCCGAAGCTCCACTTTGGGAGAATGTGCTTTCCACTTGATCAACCTTGGCTTGCTCTTGGGACcctctttgtttttttgcactCTTTTTCAACCTGCCCCCTCTTTTGCGTTTTTTCCCTTTCCTTGGCCCTTTTACAGCTGTTTTGTCTTGTTCCACGTTGACTTCTTCAGGAACCACTTCAGGACTATCACAAACGACTGTGTGATGCAATTCAGTAGAATTACCAGAAGGCTGCCCTGTTCCACTCTCCTGAGTATACTTCCTGCGTGTGGTTTGCCTTTGCCACAAAGTTAAATCAGTTGATGATGGTTTTTTAACAGGAAGCAAGGCATCTTCATTGTAAAATATTTCAAGATCAACTTCACAGTCATGGTTGTCTTTCACTGGCAATAAATCATTTTGTCTCAAAGGAATTTCTCCAGAGGCCATTCCAACCACAGGTGActacaacaacaatttttttcatcaacaacaATTTAGTTAATTTAAGACATCAAATTCTCTATTAATCAAAGCAATTCTTTGAGATAAAGCTAAACTAAATTACAGAGATTTTGCCCACAATTAGCAAGAGCTATTTCAGGCAggcaaaaaacgaaaaaatggaaataaaaattgaaaagcattaTAGATATTACTCAAAGATCAAACCTAGAGGCAATCAAGTTTGTTGCGTGATTTATAGCCAACATGAGACAGGCAGGCAGACTGTAGTCAAGGAAGGGAGTAACATACAATGTCATCATTTAGAGAATAATTTTTgcactcttataattatcacAAATCCTTATGTAatcatcattttttttccaggatTTCAAAAAGTTTATTCCTTAGTTCGCTTTTAAATTAATTCTTattaagtgttttgaaagagGGTGGAATGCTGTTCCAAATCAGGGCACCAGagacttttgtgttttcagtTCTAGCTCGCTCGAcataaaaatttttttaaagtagcGGATCTTGTCTGGTAACTATGGACAAACAACAGTTTCTCAAACATATTCTTCATGTTTCTTGAACATATTCTTAATGTTTAAGTTTATCGATAGCTATCCACGTGCACACTTTAGAAAGCTCTTTGTTAATTTTGATTTCAAGTTTTTCGAGATTTCTGTTTGCATGATTTAAACTAGTATCATTGGCAAACTGGTAAAAATGAAGCTTATTGGATTATTTATGCAAACTACATGACCACACCGAACCAAGCAATTGACTTATATAACCTTCACAATCACAGCAAACCAAGTGATTGATTCAGCTTGATTATTTGGTTTGGTATGATCATGTAGTTGGACAGATACCGTGCTCTCACAGCCTCAAGCAATGCACTCATCTCAGCTGCTTCATTTGAAATCACAATGGCAGAAGAAATTGATTGAGACATTCCACCCATACATACCATCTCAGTCTCGGGTAACACAGGAGAAGAATCAGATTTGGTTGTCCCGTTTTGATCAGGTAAAGGTCCTGTGGAAGATGGTGCAACAGCCACTGAATCACCTTCACTTCTCTGTGGTACTGATTGTAGCTTTTTGCGTTCACTCTTCTGGGAGgcccttttgtttttgcttttttgtctgTTCGTCTCTATCTCCAAAGGCTTAATTATCTCATCAACCGTTTCACCGTCGACTTTCTGGCTGTCTTCACAACCTTCTTCTTTTTGGGATGACTTCTGTGGATCTCTGTCTTCACTTTCAAGGTCGCTTCTCTTcctttttcttgtttgcttgattTCTGGTGCTCCACTTGATGTTTCTTTTGACTCACCCAATGCATTGTTGGTCACAGGAAGAGCAGTTTCACTCACAGGCAACACACATTCCAACATAGCCCCAGATACTTGCTTTCTCATCAGGGTGTCACTTGGCACAGCTGGTGCAGTTTCACCCACAGGTGACGCACATTCCAACATGGCCTCAGCTGCTTGCTTCATATGAAGAGTCTTGCTTGGCACAGTTGGTGCAGCTTCACCCACAGAAAATGCACGTTCCAACGCAGCCTTAGCTGCTTGAAATGAAGCCCGAGTGTTGCTGGGCACAGCTGGTGCAGTTTCACCCACAGATGACGCACATTCCAACATGGCCTCAGCTGCTTGCTTCATTTGAAGAGTCTTGCTTGGCACAGTTGGTGCAGCTTCACCCACAGAAAATGCACGTTCCAACGCAGCCTTAGCTGCTTGAAATGAAGCCCGAGTGTTGCTGGGCACAGCTGGTGCAGTTTCATTCACAGGTGACGAACATTCCAACATGGCCTCAGCTGCTTGCTTCATATGAAGAGTCTTGCTTGGCACAGTTGGTGCAGCTTCACCCACAGAAAATGCACGTTCCAACACAGCCTTTGCTGCTTGAAATGAAGCCCGAGTGTTGCTGGGAACAGTTGGTGCAGTTTCACCCACAGGCAATGCACATTCTAACATATCCTCAGCTCCTTGCTTTGTATGCAGGTTGTCACTAGGCACAGTCAGTGTAGTTTCACCCACAGGCAATGCACATTCTAACATGGCCTCAGCTGCTTGCTTCATGTAAAAAGTGTTGCTTGGCACAGTTGGTGCAGTTTCACCCGCAGAAAATGCACACTCCAACACAGCCTTAGCTGCTTGAAATGAAACATGAGTGTTGCTGGACACAGCTGGTGCAGTTTCACCCAGAGGCAATGCACATTCCATCATAACCTCAGCTGCTTGTTTGGTAACCAGAGTGTTGCTGGGCACAGTTGGTGCAGTTTCACCCATAGGCAACGCACATTCTAACATGGCCTCAGCTGCTTGCTTCATATAAAAAGTGTTGCTTGGCACAGTTGGTGCAGTTTCACCCACAGGCAACGCATATTCCATCATAACCTCAGCTGCTTGAAATGGAACCCGAGTGTTGCTGGGCACAGTTGGTGCAGTTTCACCTACAGGCAACGCACATTCTAACATGGCCTCAGCTGCTTGCTTCATATAAAGAGTGTTGCTTGGCACAGTTGGTGCAGTTTCACCCACAGGTGACGCACATTCTAACATATCCTCAGCTCCTTGCTTTGTAAGCAGGTTGTAACTAGGGACAGTCGGTGCAGTTTCACCCACAGGCAACGCACATTCTAACATGGCCTCAGCTGCTTGCTTCGTATAAGAAGTGTCACTTGGCACAGTTGGTGCAGTTTCACCCACAGGCAACGCACATTCAAACATGGCCTCAGCTGCTTGCTTCGTATGAAGAGTGTTGCTTGGCACAGTTGGTGCAGTTTCACCCACAGGCAACGCACATTCTAACATGGCCTCAGCTGCTTGCTTCGTATAAGAAGTGTCACTTGGCACAGTTGGTGCAGTTTCACCCACAGGCAACGCACATTCGAACATGGCCTCAGCTGCTTGCTTCGTATGAAGAGTGTTGCTTGGCACAGTTGGTGCAGTTTCACCCACAGGCAACGCACATTCAAACATGGCCTCAGCTGCTTGCTTCGTATGAAGAGTGTTGCTTGGCACAGTTGGTGCAGTTTCACCCATAGGCAACGCACATTCTAACATGGCCTCAGCTGCTTGCTTCATATAAAAAGTGTTGCTTGGCACAGTTGGTGCAGTTTCACCCACAGGCAACGCACATTCCATCATAACCTCAGCTGCTTGAAATGGAACCCGAGTGTTGCTGGGCACAGTTGGTGCAGTTTCACCTACAGGCAACGCACATTCTAACATGGCCTCAGCTGCTTGCTTCATATAAAGAGTGTTGCTTGGCACAGTTGGTGCAGTTTCACCCACAGGTGACGCACATTCTAACATATCCTCAGCTCCTTGCTTTGTAAGCAGGTTGTAACTAGGGACAGTCGGTGCAGTTTCACCCACAGGCAACGCACATTCTAACATGGCCTCAGCTGCTTGCTTCGTATAAGAAGTGTCACTTGGCACAGTTGGTGCAGTTTCACCCACAGGCAACGCACATTCAAACATGGCCTCAGCTGCTTGCTTCGTATGAAGAGTGTTGCTTGGCACAGTTGGTGCAGTTTCACCCACAGGCAACGCACATTCTAACATGGCCTCAGCTGCTTGCTTCGTATAAGAAGTGTCACTTGGCACAGTTGGTGCAGTTTCACCCACAGGCAACGCACATTCGAACATGGCCTCAGCTGCTTGCTTCGTATGAAGAGTGTTGCTTGGCACAGTTGGTGCAGTTTCACCCACAGGCAACGCACATTCAAACATGGCCTCAGCTGCTTGCTTCGTATGAAGAGTGTTGCTTGGCACAGTTGGTGCAGTTTCACCCACAGGCAACGCACATTCTAACATGGCCTCAGCTGCTTGCTTCGTATGAAGAGTGTTGCTTGGCACAGTTGGTGCAGTTTCACCCACAGGCAACGCACATTCTAACATGGCCTCAGCTGCTTGCTGCATATAAAAACTGTCACTTGGCACAGTTGGTGCAGTTTCACCCACAGGCAACGCACATTCTAACATGGCCTTCGCTTCTTGAAATGACACCAAAGTGTTGCTGGGCATAGTCGGTGCAGTTTCACCCACAGGCAACGCACATTCTAACATGGCCTCAGCTGCTTGCTTCGTATAAGAAGTGTCACTTGGCACAGTTGGTGCAGTTTCACCCACAGGCAACGCACATTCGAACATGGCCTCAGCTGCTTGCTTCGTATGAAGAGTGTTGCTTGGCACAGTTGGTGCAGTTTCACCCACAGGCAACGCACATTCAAACATGGCCTCAGCTGCTTGCTTCGTATGAAGAGTGTTGCTTGGCACAGTTGGTGCAGTTTCACCCACAGGCAACGCACATTCAAACATGGCCTCAGCTGCTTGCTCCGTATGAAGAGTGTTGCTTGGCACAGTTGGTGCAGTTTCACCCACAGTCAACGCACATTCTAACATGGCCTCAGCTGCTTGCTTCGTGTGAAGAGTGTTGCTTGGCACAGTTGGTGCAGTTTCACAGACAGGCAACGCACATTCTAACATGGCCTCAGCTGCTTGCTGCGTATAAAAACTGTCGCTTGGCACAGTTGGTGCAGTTTCACCCACAGGCAACGCACATTCTAACATGGCCTTCGCTTCTTGAAATGACACCAAAGTGTTGCTGGGCATAGTCGGTGCAGTTTCACCCACAGGCAACGCACATTCTAACATGGCCTCAGCTGCTTGCTTTGTATAAGAAGTGTCACTTGGCACAGTTGGTGCAGTTTCATCCAAAGGCAACGCACATTCGAACATGGCCTCAGCTGCTTGCTTCGTATGAAGAGTGTTGCTTGGCACAGTTGGTGCAGTTTCACCCACAGGCAACGCACATTCTAACATGGCCTCAGCTGCTTGCTTCGTATGAAGAGTGTTGCTTGGCACAGTTGGTGCAGTTTCACAGACAGGCAACGCACATTCTAACATGGCCTCAGCTGCTTGCTGCGTATAAAAACTGTCGCTTGGCACAGTTGGTGCAGTTTCACCCACAGGCAACGCACATTCTAACATGGCCTTAGCTTCTTGAAATGACACCAAAGTGTTGCTGGGCACAGTCGGTGCAGTTTCACCCACAGGCAACGCACATTCTAACATGGCCTCAGCTGCTTGCTTCATATAAGAAGTGTCACTTGGCACAGTTGGTGCAGTTTCACCCACAGAAAATGCACTTTCCATCATAGCCTTAGCTGCTTGAAATGAAACAAGAGTGTTGCTGGGCACAGTTGCTGCAGTTTCACTTCCGGGCAACGCACATTCCATCATAGCCTCAGCTGCTTGTTTGGTAACCAGAGTGTCGCTGGGCACAGTTGGTGCAGTTTCGCCCAAAGGCAATGCACATTCCAACATATCCTTAGCTGGATGGTTGAGAACCAGAACTTTCTTTGATGATTCAACACTTTCAGTTACAGGTGAAGTTGTAACCTCCACATATGCAGCAACTGAGTCCACATCGATGCCCTTGTTACATGATGAACGTTTACGTTTTTTACCTCGCTTAACCTCATTTGAACCACGCTTCTGACCTTGAAATGGACTAGTATCCACATGAACTTTTTCAGTCTCCCTTTCCACACTTTGGGTGTCCACCACTGTTTTCCGAATGTCTTTTGCTGACTTCTTTTCTTGCACATTTGTAAGAACCAATGGAGCCAAGACCTCTGCAGTGGAAAATTGCAGTCCACCAACTAGGTCAATGTTCATGTCACTGGTTGCTGGTGGACAAACTGGAATGTAGGATATAACAGTTTCAGGCACTAGCTGTTCATTACTTGAACCACACTCAAGTTCATCTGGTTTGCTGATGGTGCCCAATGTGTTACAAATGGTGGAGGAAGTATCTGATTCAGGCTTGGCTTGATCTTTCAAAACCCCCCATTTCCTGGAGACATCTTTACTTCTTCCACTCCCAAGTGTTGGTCTAACTTTTCCCAAACTGGGGTTACGAGATCCAAGAGGGTCCTGATCGCTCACTTTGCTGTCAGAACTTTTCCAGCCGACAAAACTAACTGGTCCTTCACTTGGCAGCGAATCCAGTGACCCAATCTCTACCACAACAGACCCAACAACAATTGCACTCTCAGATGCAGTCGAAGATGGTGTTTCGCCAACAAGACTGGACCCTGGCAGACTTTCTGGCATGGTAATGACAGGCAACACATGTTCGGTGTTGGTACTTGGTGGAAGAGAGCAGGCAGATGGTGCAGCCTTGATAACAGGTAATGCAAAGCTTGATCTGCTTTGAATAGGCGCCCCATGCACTGAAACAACAGACTCTACCTGAACTGAATTATTGGAAAGATCAGCAATCGATGACTGGCATGACGCAGATGCTACAGCCATAGGAGTTGGTTCAATTTCCATCTCAGTATAATAAGGTGCAGATAGCTGCTTGGTCTCAGCTAACTTCACATCCTCTGCACTGTCAGGGGCTGCAGCAGTTAGGATTGGGGCTTCTGAACAAGCAGCTTCAGATGTTGTGGTATGTGGCGGAGTTGTGCTGGTTTCCTTTAGAGTTAGTCTCTCTTTCTTAGACCCACTCTTACGAGAGCATCTTCGGCTTCTTTGCCGTTTAGTTGTATGCAAGCTTGAAGCAGGCTTTTTATCCACCGGTAGTTTGGTCTCCACAGCAACCATTTCTGAGCCCAAATTGCAACTGTAGTTGTCCACCAAATGAGTTGCACTTTCTCCTTCTACCTCGTTAGCAACTGATGGTTCATTTAGAGCGGCATCTTTACCCAAGACTAACTCAACCCCAGTTTCAACCAACTCAGCGGTGCCAACTGGAGGAGACACTGTTTGGGGTGCACTCTCAGCTGGTAGTTCAGTCTGGCAGACTTGAGGAGCAACAACTTCTTGCACTTCCACAACAATGTTACCTTTTCTATCAACTGTCTCAACCACAACTACATTTTTGCAAGGTCCAGTAAGCAGTGGTTTTGAGATTACAGCTACAGGTGCAAATATTAATTCCAGATCATCATCATTGTTAGCTGATACACTAGCAGTATCGTCGCACATTAACTCAGGCCCAGTTTCAGCTGACGCAGTCACGCCAAGCCTGGTGCTGCTGCCAATTGTAGGAGCCAATGACCGTGGTGCAGTCTCCATCAATGGTTCCGTCACAACTGGTGGAGCAGCAACTTCCTCCACATGTGTTCTCAACACCCCAAACGCTAGTTCAGCAAGTACCACAGCTGGGTCTTTCTCAGATACTTTCTTGGAAGGTTCAGCAACTAGTGTTTGGGATGAAGAAGATGCTTCAACTACAGCAGCAAGTTCAATGGACTCAGCCTCTGCCAAATCAGCATCCACTTCACCGACAGGAAGTGCTGGAGTTGGAGTGCGAGACGGTACATCAGCAGCTTCAGGTTGATTATCACAAGCTTCAAGAACAATCTCAGGTGTTGTTGGCACACAAACAGATGTTTCAGGTCTTCCTGCCGTCGCTGTAACTTGTTCAGCTGGGCCATCCTCAACTTCAATGCAAAGTGCTGTTAATGGAGTAGCTTCAACTGCCTTTGGTTTTAGAGGTGTGTTTGTTTTCTCCAGTGGCATTTGTTGTTTCCTGGCTGCACTCTTGCGAGAGCGGCGTCTACTTCTTCGACGTTTAGTTGCTTCCACACTTGCAGCAGGCTTCTCGTCCACAAGCAGTTTCTTCTCCACATCAACCATTTCTGTGTCTGAATGATGACTGCGCTTGTCCACCAGATCTGTGAGACTTTTGCCTTGAAATTCAGCATCAGATGTTACATTTGCTGAGGTGGCCATCGCTGACTCAGTCTCCAAAGCAGTGAAAGACCCATCAAGAGCTGTTTCAACTCCCACAGCAGTGCTTGCAGCCACAATGCCTTCCCCAACATGAGCATCAACTGCTTCCACATCAGCTGCATTGTTGGATGGCTCAGTAACTGGTGTCTTGGATGGTACAGACACAACTTCTAGGAGTGAAGGTTCAGCATCCATTTCAGGCAAGGGATCAACAGACTGTACCTCAACTGCATTGTAAGAAGGGTTCCCTACAAATTTAGTCACACCTTCTTCTTCAACAGGAGTCTCAGCTGCCTTTGTGTCATCAACCCTCATTTCAAAGTTAAGAGGTGCAACCAACTGCTTGGTCACTGCCAACTTCACATCCTCTGCACTGTCAGGTGGTGGAGGAGCTGGAGTGAAGGACGACACATCAGCAGCTTCAGGTATGATCTCACTTGCTTGACGATCAATCTCAGGAGTCATTTGCAAAGAAACACACATTTCAGGTCTTGCCGTCACAACTTGTTCAGTACTAGCTGGGCCATCCTCAACTTCAGTGCACGGTGCTGTTAATGGAGTAGCCTTTGATTTGAGAGGTGTGCTTGTTTTCTCCAGTGGCATTTGTTGCTTCCTGGCTGCACTCTTGCGAGAGCGGCGTCTACTTCTTTGACGTTTAGTTGCTTCCACACTTGCAGCGGTCTTCTCGTCCACAAGCAGTTTCTTCTCCACATCAACCATTTCTGTGCCCGAATGACAACTGCACTTGTCCACCAGATCTGTGGGACGTTTGCCTTGAAATTCAGCGTCAGATGTTACATTGGCTGAGGTGGCCATCTCTGACTCAGTGTGGAAAGCAGTGAAAGACCCAGCAAGTGCTGTTTCAACTGTAACAGTGGGGCTTGCAGGC
The Acropora muricata isolate sample 2 chromosome 3, ASM3666990v1, whole genome shotgun sequence genome window above contains:
- the LOC136910583 gene encoding platelet binding protein GspB-like, coding for MPLAVQAPSESTIPATSTIADGIESVAETVPSLAVTTALSSTAIQVEADEPLPVAVNTALEVGAVGSPPVYVTAPLKPAPTIPSSSIKNESADKLPLAETTSNLVSPPVDTSNGFNSTESVQTGVELISGLNATAIVPSNADVQGERPVDLVGLDLDGCSCHLDTEMVDVETKLLADEKPASSMETTKRRRSRRGSRKCRSKKQQLPLEKTSNSATSLTMEITSSTNCEAVRATSRTPLLTPHHEVDEGLAGTQSLGGTLPTETLVSPPTPGIEVQVLSNQPEVACAKFQSPTYVPADSAVAVDLTETKQSLTPLETEMEVESVDMVAVAEQAVNYVAEVQSVGPLLQIEAELVEPTSVTAGSVLSQTSVVETPNRVVDVETVEVVAVDTAVEAPQAVAAPPVNVTEPPTKTVAQSVSPPGKTGVELHLGFDAAVNVSSTADVKRESSCHVMDAKMVDADSKLLVKERLDTSSETTKLRKIRRGYRKRRSKKQLSLELAAVVEASSSSQTLVAEPSKEASEKDPALVLAELAFGVLRTDVEEVAAPPVVTEPLMEAAQRSLSPTIGTSTRFGVAASAETEPELMCDSTASVSANNDDDLELIFAPVAVISKPLLTGPCKNVVVVETVDGKGNIVVEVQEVVAPQVCQTELPAESAPQTVSPPVGTTELVETGVELVLGKDAALNEPSVANEVEGESATHLVDNYSCNLGSEMVAVETKLPVERSSCALPVIKAAPSGCSLPPSTDTEHVLPVITMPEGLPGSSLVGETPSAPPLSLSPAIGRSTRLSVTEFAETAPELILAAPPNVEMEVDDMEAAETPVEEEGVTKFVGNPSYNAVELQSVDSLSEMDAEPSLLEVVSVPFKTPVAEPSNNAADLEAVDSHAGEGIVPASPTVTVETALAGSFTAFHTESEMATSANVTSDAEFQGKRPTDLVDKCSCHSGTEMVDVEKKLLVDEKTAASVEATKRQRSRRRSRKSAARKQQMPLEKTSTPLKSKATPLTAPCTEVEDGPASTEQVVTARPEMCVSLQMTPEIDRQASEIIPEAADVSSFTPAPPPPDSAEDVKLAVTKQLVAPLNFEMRVDDTKAAETPVEEEGVTKFVGNPSYNAVEVQSVDPLPEMDAEPSLLEVVSVPSKTPVTEPSNNAADVEAVDAHVGEGIVAASTAVGVETALDGSFTALETESAMATSANVTSDAEFQGKSLTDLVDKRSHHSDTEMVDVEKKLLVDEKPAASVEATKRRRSRRRSRKSAARKQQMPLEKTNTPLKPKAVEATPLTALCIEVEDGPAEQVTATAGRPETSVCVPTTPEIVLEACDNQPEAADVPSRTPTPALPVGEVDADLAEAESIELAAVVEASSSSQTLVAEPSKKVSEKDPAVVLAELAFGVLRTHVEEVAAPPVVTEPLMETAPRSLAPTIGSSTRLGVTASAETGPELMCDDTASVSANNDDDLELIFAPVAVISKPLLTGPCKNVVVVETVDRKGNIVVEVQEVVAPQVCQTELPAESAPQTVSPPVGTAELVETGVELVLGKDAALNEPSVANEVEGESATHLVDNYSCNLGSEMVAVETKLPVDKKPASSLHTTKRQRSRRCSRKSGSKKERLTLKETSTTPPHTTTSEAACSEAPILTAAAPDSAEDVKLAETKQLSAPYYTEMEIEPTPMAVASASCQSSIADLSNNSVQVESVVSVHGAPIQSRSSFALPVIKAAPSACSLPPSTNTEHVLPVITMPESLPGSSLVGETPSSTASESAIVVGSVVVEIGSLDSLPSEGPVSFVGWKSSDSKVSDQDPLGSRNPSLGKVRPTLGSGRSKDVSRKWGVLKDQAKPESDTSSTICNTLGTISKPDELECGSSNEQLVPETVISYIPVCPPATSDMNIDLVGGLQFSTAEVLAPLVLTNVQEKKSAKDIRKTVVDTQSVERETEKVHVDTSPFQGQKRGSNEVKRGKKRKRSSCNKGIDVDSVAAYVEVTTSPVTESVESSKKVLVLNHPAKDMLECALPLGETAPTVPSDTLVTKQAAEAMMECALPGSETAATVPSNTLVSFQAAKAMMESAFSVGETAPTVPSDTSYMKQAAEAMLECALPVGETAPTVPSNTLVSFQEAKAMLECALPVGETAPTVPSDSFYTQQAAEAMLECALPVCETAPTVPSNTLHTKQAAEAMLECALPVGETAPTVPSNTLHTKQAAEAMFECALPLDETAPTVPSDTSYTKQAAEAMLECALPVGETAPTMPSNTLVSFQEAKAMLECALPVGETAPTVPSDSFYTQQAAEAMLECALPVCETAPTVPSNTLHTKQAAEAMLECALTVGETAPTVPSNTLHTEQAAEAMFECALPVGETAPTVPSNTLHTKQAAEAMFECALPVGETAPTVPSNTLHTKQAAEAMFECALPVGETAPTVPSDTSYTKQAAEAMLECALPVGETAPTMPSNTLVSFQEAKAMLECALPVGETAPTVPSDSFYMQQAAEAMLECALPVGETAPTVPSNTLHTKQAAEAMLECALPVGETAPTVPSNTLHTKQAAEAMFECALPVGETAPTVPSNTLHTKQAAEAMFECALPVGETAPTVPSDTSYTKQAAEAMLECALPVGETAPTVPSNTLHTKQAAEAMFECALPVGETAPTVPSDTSYTKQAAEAMLECALPVGETAPTVPSYNLLTKQGAEDMLECASPVGETAPTVPSNTLYMKQAAEAMLECALPVGETAPTVPSNTRVPFQAAEVMMECALPVGETAPTVPSNTFYMKQAAEAMLECALPMGETAPTVPSNTLHTKQAAEAMFECALPVGETAPTVPSNTLHTKQAAEAMFECALPVGETAPTVPSDTSYTKQAAEAMLECALPVGETAPTVPSNTLHTKQAAEAMFECALPVGETAPTVPSDTSYTKQAAEAMLECALPVGETAPTVPSYNLLTKQGAEDMLECASPVGETAPTVPSNTLYMKQAAEAMLECALPVGETAPTVPSNTRVPFQAAEVMMEYALPVGETAPTVPSNTFYMKQAAEAMLECALPMGETAPTVPSNTLVTKQAAEVMMECALPLGETAPAVSSNTHVSFQAAKAVLECAFSAGETAPTVPSNTFYMKQAAEAMLECALPVGETTLTVPSDNLHTKQGAEDMLECALPVGETAPTVPSNTRASFQAAKAVLERAFSVGEAAPTVPSKTLHMKQAAEAMLECSSPVNETAPAVPSNTRASFQAAKAALERAFSVGEAAPTVPSKTLQMKQAAEAMLECASSVGETAPAVPSNTRASFQAAKAALERAFSVGEAAPTVPSKTLHMKQAAEAMLECASPVGETAPAVPSDTLMRKQVSGAMLECVLPVSETALPVTNNALGESKETSSGAPEIKQTRKRKRSDLESEDRDPQKSSQKEEGCEDSQKVDGETVDEIIKPLEIETNRQKSKNKRASQKSERKKLQSVPQRSEGDSVAVAPSSTGPLPDQNGTTKSDSSPVLPETEMSPVVGMASGEIPLRQNDLLPVKDNHDCEVDLEIFYNEDALLPVKKPSSTDLTLWQRQTTRRKYTQESGTGQPSGNSTELHHTVVCDSPEVVPEEVNVEQDKTAVKGPRKGKKRKRGGRLKKSAKKQRGSQEQAKVDQVESTFSQSGASEALNQAVQTDPATACSPTSIIVGDRNAVVSVEGARDASLEPPSETTITTPNVGDEACRVEASETPAATHVPLAMDAPALIANIKREVEFPEAAVHGLDEQGGGGSMPLVCYYVRAAFEAMFHDPNFQTQVAAVSALPPNLVHPSDVHAAQAQNNRARRRRMRRVWNGEAFVPEEERRQETAPYSRRCQGRRN